The following proteins come from a genomic window of Astatotilapia calliptera chromosome 11, fAstCal1.2, whole genome shotgun sequence:
- the gdf6a gene encoding growth/differentiation factor 6-A: MDAFRVITIYLGLLLVFLGNIPCFQSAAIISPSAPRRNRGARIPHQDGQSSSKFLKDIFASSHPVAGHHKEDLKDAIVPHEYMLSIYRTYSAAEKLGLNASFFRSSKSANTITSFVDRGTDDLLHSPLRRQKYLFDVSTLSEKEELVGAELRIFRRAPGDLQTSLQKTGLYDIQLYPCRSDKLLDSRSLDLLDSTKAGWEVLDVWEVFKARQHHYHHPHRSRHYQQENQLCLQLRVTLGKSDTEVDLRQLGLDRSGRSQQEKAILVAYTRSKKRENLFNEMKEQIKSRRSVSEKEVKVAKEEGVSPLTGAKGEGPRRRRRTALGNRHGKRHGKKSKSRCSKKALHVNFKELGWDDWIIAPLDYEAYHCEGVCDFPLRSHLEPTNHAIIQTLMNSMDPNSTPPSCCVPTKLSPISILYIDSGNNVVYKQYEDMVVEQCGCR; this comes from the exons ATGGACGCATTTCGAGTCATTACGATATATCTGGGCCTCCTCCTTGTTTTCCTTGGGAATATACCGTGTTTCCAGTCTGCTGCTATCATCTCTCCCTCTGCGCCGAGGAGGAACAGGGGTGCCAGGATCCCACACCAGGATGGACAAAGCTCTTCCAAATTCCTAAAAGACATCTTCGCGTCCTCTCATCCTGTCGCGGGACACCACAAAGAAGATCTAAAGGACGCTATTGTTCCGCATGAGTACATGCTCTCCATATACAGGACATACTCTGCTGCAGAGAAACTCGGACTAAACGCCAGCTTTTTCCGCTCTTCTAAATCTGCCAACACCATAACAAGTTTTGTGGACAGAGGAACAG ACGATCTTTTGCACTCTCCTCTGCGAAGACAAAAGTATCTGTTTGATGTCTCAACCCTTTCAGAAAAAGAGGAGCTGGTCGGGGCGGAATTAAGGATATTTAGGAGAGCGCCCGGGGATTTGCAGACTTCCCTGCAGAAGACGGGCCTCTACGACATTCAGCTCTACCCCTGTCGCTCAGACAAGCTGCTGGACTCCAGGTCCCTGGACCTGCTGGATTCCACGAAAGCCGGCTGGGAAGTGCTGGACGTGTGGGAAGTGTTTAAAGCGCGCCAGCATCATTATCACCACCCCCATCGCTCTCGTCACTATCAGCAGGAGAACCAGCTTTGCCTCCAGCTAAGGGTCACACTGGGCAAATCGGACACCGAGGTCGACCTGAGGCAGCTGGGGCTGGACAGGAGCGGCCGGTCCCAGCAGGAGAAGGCCATCTTGGTGGCCTACACCCGCTCCAAGAAGAGGGAGAACCTGTTCAACGAGATGAAGGAGCAGATCAAGTCGCGGAGGTCGGTCAGTGAGAAGGAAGTGAAGGTGGCAAAGGAGGAGGGGGTATCTCCGCTGACTGGGGCCAAAGGAGAAGGGCCcaggcggaggaggaggacggcGCTGGGCAACCGGCACGGGAAGCGGCACGGGAAGAAATCCAAATCCAGGTGCAGCAAAAAGGCTCTGCACGTGAATTTCAAAGAGCTTGGCTGGGACGACTGGATCATTGCACCCCTGGATTACGAGGCTTACCACTGCGAGGGGGTGTGCGACTTCCCCCTGAGGTCGCACCTGGAGCCGACCAACCACGCCATCATACAGACGCTCATGAACTCCATGGACCCCAACAGCACCCCGCCCAGCTGCTGCGTGCCCACCAAACTCAGCCCTATCAGCATCCTGTACATAGACTCGGGCAATAACGTGGTGTACAAACAGTACGAGGATATGGTGGTGGAGCAGTGTGGGTGCAGGTAG
- the sybu gene encoding syntabulin isoform X1 gives MGPFQEYEENKSPQKGSPRSRIPRLVLHPFRPKDKGSPLSDSPFSEEEGRECDISSEHSKRTISTNSFCSDDTGCPTSQSVSPSKTPSGSEQSAHGSPILPERKTKVKRVRVMAEWSGEARSAPRHKRELRSAMKARGSEADFSSSSSTGSLKTREVLSSNSVGKKAPSRSRSTHIRPLPVFKPAGNPAANRDAELYAPYRTPPRAASSTNSSSCTSSPTSRRAGLGCYHSCGDNHGIRPPNPEQYLTPLQQKEVAIRHLKTKLLESENRVHDRETEIEELKAQLSRMREDWIEEECHRVEAQLSLKEARKEIKQLRQVVETMKSSLMEKDKGIQKYFIDINIQNRKLESLLQSMELAQSGANLQDENTLDFMYDSSDGSGKKMVVDEEGAMELGYQGAEAMADSGLLANDEMANRADILEKVFMSTAMDFSQDCSSKLRASAESGPRVSALSGERQSTDSSTGTQPTLPDMVATSGTLPHEDKEVQADIMPMPPDLQALLFQLLKFHGVAAGDAALSAPVSLLGFPNLPGSICTTTKQPDSTPSQPSTFTESPDTSADSGTCCSEPSENRRFMEELDFTVGEEDSHLSSGLDVVGKRYWSNSFLVDLVAVAAPVLPTVAWLYSRHGLDGSTPVYNIAALIRGCCIMGLHSLRHITHRPDA, from the exons ATGGGACCATTCCAAGAATATGAG gaaaacaaatcaCCACAGAAAGGGAGCCCCCGCAGCCGCATCCCACGTCTGGTCCTCCATCCTTTCCGACCAAAAGACAAGGGATCGCCTCTGTCTGATTCCCCTTTCTCAGAGGAGGAGGGCAGGGAGTGTGACATCAGCTCCGAGCACTCCAAGAGGACCATCAGCACCAACAGTTTTTGTTCTG ATGACACCGGCTGCCCCACTAGTCAGTCTGTGTCCCCCTCCAAAACCCCGTCAGGCTCAGAGCAGAGTGCCCACGGATCGCCGATACTCCCAGAGCGCAAGACCAAAGTGAAGAGGGTGAGGGTGATGGCCGAGTGGAGCGGTGAAGCACGGAGCGCGCCGAGGCACAAGAGGGAGCTGAGGTCGGCCATGAAAGCCAGAG GTAGTGAGGCAGACTTCAGCTCTTCCAGCAGCACAGGCAGCCTAAAGACCAGGGAGGTTCTCAGTTCCAATTCAGTTGGAAAGAAAGCTCCTTCACGCAG TCGCAGCACTCACATCAGGCCACTTCCGGTGTTCAAACCAGCCGGGAACCCAGCAGCCAACAGAGATGCAGAACTCTACGCTCCCTACCGAACTCCTCCAAGAGCTGCCTCCtcaaccaacagcagcagctgcacctCCAGCCCCACTTCTAG AAGGGCAGGTCTGGGCTGCTACCATTCATGTGGTGACAACCACGGAATCAGGCCTCCGAACCCTGAGCAGTACCTCACCCCTCTGCAGCAGAAGGAAGTGGCCATCAGACACCTGAAGACCAAACTGCTGGAGTCTGAGAACAGAGTCCATGACAG agagacagagattgagGAGCTTAAAGCCCAGCTTAGCAGAATGAGGGAGGACTGGATTGAAGAGGAGTGCCACCGGGTGGAGGCTCAGCTGTCCCTCAAAGAAGCACGCAAAGAGATCAAGCAGCTGCGTCAGGTGGTGGAAACCATGAAGAGCAGTCTGATGGAAAAAGATAAAGGAATTCAGAAATACTTCATTGACATCAACATCCAAAACAGGAAGTTGGAGTCCCTGCTGCAAAGCATGGAGCTCGCCCAGAGTGGTGCCAACCTCCAAGATGAAAACACCCTGGACTTTATGTACGACAGCTCTGATGGCAGCGGGAAGAAGATGGTGGTGGATGAGGAAGGTGCAATGGAGCTGGGATACCAAGGAGCAGAGGCAATGGCAGACAGCGGGCTGCTGGCAAATGATGAGATGGCGAACAGAGCGGACATTTTGGAGAAGGTCTTCATGTCCACTGCAATGGACTTCAGTCAGGACTGTAGCAGCAAGCTGAGGGCCAGTGCAGAGTCTGGGCCCAGAGTGTCTGCGCTGTCAGGAGAGAGACAGTCAACCGATTCATCCACTGGAACCCAGCCCACTCTACCAGATATGGTTGCCACCTCAGGCACACTTCCACATGAGGACAAAGAAGTCCAGGCCGACATCATGCCCATGCCTCCAGACCTGCAGGCTCTGCTCTTTCAGCTTCTAAAGTTCCATGGGGTTGCAGCAGGAGATGCAGCTCTATCAGCCCCAGTTAGTCTTCTAGGGTTCCCAAACCTACCTGGCTCCATTTGCACCACCACCAAACAGCCTGACTCAACACCTTCCCAACCCAGCACATTTACAGAGAGCCCCGACACCTCCGCCGATTCCGGCACATGTTGCTCAGAGCCTTCCGAGAACAGACGATTCATGGAGGAGCTGGACTTTACTGTCGGCGAGGAGGATTCTCATCTGTCATCAGGACTGGATGTGGTCGGCAAGCGTTACTGGAGCAACAGCTTCCTCGTGGATCTGGTGGCAGTAGCGGCACCAGTATTGCCTACAGTGGCTTGGCTGTACTCACGGCATGGCTTGGACGGAAGCACTCCGGTGTACAACATTGCTGCCCTGATTAGGGGCTGCTGCATCATGGGATTGCACTCTCTTCGTCACATCACTCATAGGCCTGATGCGTAA
- the sybu gene encoding syntabulin isoform X2 codes for MGPFQEYEENKSPQKGSPRSRIPRLVLHPFRPKDKGSPLSDSPFSEEEGRECDISSEHSKRTISTNSFCSGSEQSAHGSPILPERKTKVKRVRVMAEWSGEARSAPRHKRELRSAMKARGSEADFSSSSSTGSLKTREVLSSNSVGKKAPSRSRSTHIRPLPVFKPAGNPAANRDAELYAPYRTPPRAASSTNSSSCTSSPTSRRAGLGCYHSCGDNHGIRPPNPEQYLTPLQQKEVAIRHLKTKLLESENRVHDRETEIEELKAQLSRMREDWIEEECHRVEAQLSLKEARKEIKQLRQVVETMKSSLMEKDKGIQKYFIDINIQNRKLESLLQSMELAQSGANLQDENTLDFMYDSSDGSGKKMVVDEEGAMELGYQGAEAMADSGLLANDEMANRADILEKVFMSTAMDFSQDCSSKLRASAESGPRVSALSGERQSTDSSTGTQPTLPDMVATSGTLPHEDKEVQADIMPMPPDLQALLFQLLKFHGVAAGDAALSAPVSLLGFPNLPGSICTTTKQPDSTPSQPSTFTESPDTSADSGTCCSEPSENRRFMEELDFTVGEEDSHLSSGLDVVGKRYWSNSFLVDLVAVAAPVLPTVAWLYSRHGLDGSTPVYNIAALIRGCCIMGLHSLRHITHRPDA; via the exons ATGGGACCATTCCAAGAATATGAG gaaaacaaatcaCCACAGAAAGGGAGCCCCCGCAGCCGCATCCCACGTCTGGTCCTCCATCCTTTCCGACCAAAAGACAAGGGATCGCCTCTGTCTGATTCCCCTTTCTCAGAGGAGGAGGGCAGGGAGTGTGACATCAGCTCCGAGCACTCCAAGAGGACCATCAGCACCAACAGTTTTTGTTCTG GCTCAGAGCAGAGTGCCCACGGATCGCCGATACTCCCAGAGCGCAAGACCAAAGTGAAGAGGGTGAGGGTGATGGCCGAGTGGAGCGGTGAAGCACGGAGCGCGCCGAGGCACAAGAGGGAGCTGAGGTCGGCCATGAAAGCCAGAG GTAGTGAGGCAGACTTCAGCTCTTCCAGCAGCACAGGCAGCCTAAAGACCAGGGAGGTTCTCAGTTCCAATTCAGTTGGAAAGAAAGCTCCTTCACGCAG TCGCAGCACTCACATCAGGCCACTTCCGGTGTTCAAACCAGCCGGGAACCCAGCAGCCAACAGAGATGCAGAACTCTACGCTCCCTACCGAACTCCTCCAAGAGCTGCCTCCtcaaccaacagcagcagctgcacctCCAGCCCCACTTCTAG AAGGGCAGGTCTGGGCTGCTACCATTCATGTGGTGACAACCACGGAATCAGGCCTCCGAACCCTGAGCAGTACCTCACCCCTCTGCAGCAGAAGGAAGTGGCCATCAGACACCTGAAGACCAAACTGCTGGAGTCTGAGAACAGAGTCCATGACAG agagacagagattgagGAGCTTAAAGCCCAGCTTAGCAGAATGAGGGAGGACTGGATTGAAGAGGAGTGCCACCGGGTGGAGGCTCAGCTGTCCCTCAAAGAAGCACGCAAAGAGATCAAGCAGCTGCGTCAGGTGGTGGAAACCATGAAGAGCAGTCTGATGGAAAAAGATAAAGGAATTCAGAAATACTTCATTGACATCAACATCCAAAACAGGAAGTTGGAGTCCCTGCTGCAAAGCATGGAGCTCGCCCAGAGTGGTGCCAACCTCCAAGATGAAAACACCCTGGACTTTATGTACGACAGCTCTGATGGCAGCGGGAAGAAGATGGTGGTGGATGAGGAAGGTGCAATGGAGCTGGGATACCAAGGAGCAGAGGCAATGGCAGACAGCGGGCTGCTGGCAAATGATGAGATGGCGAACAGAGCGGACATTTTGGAGAAGGTCTTCATGTCCACTGCAATGGACTTCAGTCAGGACTGTAGCAGCAAGCTGAGGGCCAGTGCAGAGTCTGGGCCCAGAGTGTCTGCGCTGTCAGGAGAGAGACAGTCAACCGATTCATCCACTGGAACCCAGCCCACTCTACCAGATATGGTTGCCACCTCAGGCACACTTCCACATGAGGACAAAGAAGTCCAGGCCGACATCATGCCCATGCCTCCAGACCTGCAGGCTCTGCTCTTTCAGCTTCTAAAGTTCCATGGGGTTGCAGCAGGAGATGCAGCTCTATCAGCCCCAGTTAGTCTTCTAGGGTTCCCAAACCTACCTGGCTCCATTTGCACCACCACCAAACAGCCTGACTCAACACCTTCCCAACCCAGCACATTTACAGAGAGCCCCGACACCTCCGCCGATTCCGGCACATGTTGCTCAGAGCCTTCCGAGAACAGACGATTCATGGAGGAGCTGGACTTTACTGTCGGCGAGGAGGATTCTCATCTGTCATCAGGACTGGATGTGGTCGGCAAGCGTTACTGGAGCAACAGCTTCCTCGTGGATCTGGTGGCAGTAGCGGCACCAGTATTGCCTACAGTGGCTTGGCTGTACTCACGGCATGGCTTGGACGGAAGCACTCCGGTGTACAACATTGCTGCCCTGATTAGGGGCTGCTGCATCATGGGATTGCACTCTCTTCGTCACATCACTCATAGGCCTGATGCGTAA
- the sybu gene encoding syntabulin isoform X3 translates to MVLFNGKRHYSGSEADFSSSSSTGSLKTREVLSSNSVGKKAPSRSRSTHIRPLPVFKPAGNPAANRDAELYAPYRTPPRAASSTNSSSCTSSPTSRRAGLGCYHSCGDNHGIRPPNPEQYLTPLQQKEVAIRHLKTKLLESENRVHDRETEIEELKAQLSRMREDWIEEECHRVEAQLSLKEARKEIKQLRQVVETMKSSLMEKDKGIQKYFIDINIQNRKLESLLQSMELAQSGANLQDENTLDFMYDSSDGSGKKMVVDEEGAMELGYQGAEAMADSGLLANDEMANRADILEKVFMSTAMDFSQDCSSKLRASAESGPRVSALSGERQSTDSSTGTQPTLPDMVATSGTLPHEDKEVQADIMPMPPDLQALLFQLLKFHGVAAGDAALSAPVSLLGFPNLPGSICTTTKQPDSTPSQPSTFTESPDTSADSGTCCSEPSENRRFMEELDFTVGEEDSHLSSGLDVVGKRYWSNSFLVDLVAVAAPVLPTVAWLYSRHGLDGSTPVYNIAALIRGCCIMGLHSLRHITHRPDA, encoded by the exons ATGGTTTTGtttaatggaaaaagacacTACTCAG GTAGTGAGGCAGACTTCAGCTCTTCCAGCAGCACAGGCAGCCTAAAGACCAGGGAGGTTCTCAGTTCCAATTCAGTTGGAAAGAAAGCTCCTTCACGCAG TCGCAGCACTCACATCAGGCCACTTCCGGTGTTCAAACCAGCCGGGAACCCAGCAGCCAACAGAGATGCAGAACTCTACGCTCCCTACCGAACTCCTCCAAGAGCTGCCTCCtcaaccaacagcagcagctgcacctCCAGCCCCACTTCTAG AAGGGCAGGTCTGGGCTGCTACCATTCATGTGGTGACAACCACGGAATCAGGCCTCCGAACCCTGAGCAGTACCTCACCCCTCTGCAGCAGAAGGAAGTGGCCATCAGACACCTGAAGACCAAACTGCTGGAGTCTGAGAACAGAGTCCATGACAG agagacagagattgagGAGCTTAAAGCCCAGCTTAGCAGAATGAGGGAGGACTGGATTGAAGAGGAGTGCCACCGGGTGGAGGCTCAGCTGTCCCTCAAAGAAGCACGCAAAGAGATCAAGCAGCTGCGTCAGGTGGTGGAAACCATGAAGAGCAGTCTGATGGAAAAAGATAAAGGAATTCAGAAATACTTCATTGACATCAACATCCAAAACAGGAAGTTGGAGTCCCTGCTGCAAAGCATGGAGCTCGCCCAGAGTGGTGCCAACCTCCAAGATGAAAACACCCTGGACTTTATGTACGACAGCTCTGATGGCAGCGGGAAGAAGATGGTGGTGGATGAGGAAGGTGCAATGGAGCTGGGATACCAAGGAGCAGAGGCAATGGCAGACAGCGGGCTGCTGGCAAATGATGAGATGGCGAACAGAGCGGACATTTTGGAGAAGGTCTTCATGTCCACTGCAATGGACTTCAGTCAGGACTGTAGCAGCAAGCTGAGGGCCAGTGCAGAGTCTGGGCCCAGAGTGTCTGCGCTGTCAGGAGAGAGACAGTCAACCGATTCATCCACTGGAACCCAGCCCACTCTACCAGATATGGTTGCCACCTCAGGCACACTTCCACATGAGGACAAAGAAGTCCAGGCCGACATCATGCCCATGCCTCCAGACCTGCAGGCTCTGCTCTTTCAGCTTCTAAAGTTCCATGGGGTTGCAGCAGGAGATGCAGCTCTATCAGCCCCAGTTAGTCTTCTAGGGTTCCCAAACCTACCTGGCTCCATTTGCACCACCACCAAACAGCCTGACTCAACACCTTCCCAACCCAGCACATTTACAGAGAGCCCCGACACCTCCGCCGATTCCGGCACATGTTGCTCAGAGCCTTCCGAGAACAGACGATTCATGGAGGAGCTGGACTTTACTGTCGGCGAGGAGGATTCTCATCTGTCATCAGGACTGGATGTGGTCGGCAAGCGTTACTGGAGCAACAGCTTCCTCGTGGATCTGGTGGCAGTAGCGGCACCAGTATTGCCTACAGTGGCTTGGCTGTACTCACGGCATGGCTTGGACGGAAGCACTCCGGTGTACAACATTGCTGCCCTGATTAGGGGCTGCTGCATCATGGGATTGCACTCTCTTCGTCACATCACTCATAGGCCTGATGCGTAA